From the Capnocytophaga sp. oral taxon 878 genome, the window CTTACTAACTATCCTTCGTTTATAGTTCGTTTATCCTTCGTTATTCGTTCGTTCAGACTTTATTGAATTTAGGAGAGAAAAGTAATGCTAAGTTAAACAAGGAAGTATCTTCCTATCAGGATATATTTTCTTTCAGATTAGCTCTGACTACTAATAACTAAATCTTGTTAATTGATAATTAAAAAATCTTTTGTACCTTTGTACTTTGATTCAGAAGTTATATAAATACACATAAATTATCCATAAAATTTGTGACTACTTATAACTTCTTAAATAGCTGAATATGAACACTGAAAAACAACTTTCTGGGCGCTATATTACTTATAATATGATAGCCCCTTTGTTAGAAAATTATCAATTTACCGAAATAATCCCATTAGGAACCTCTGTAAAGGGGACTCCTATCAATTTGTATCGCATAGGAAAGGGCAGTAAAAAGGTGCTACTTTGGTCACAAATGCACGGTAACGAGTCTACCACTACTAAGGCTCTTTTTGATGTGCTAAACAGGCTTAAAACAGCTTCTTTTGTGAGTGAACTAAGTCTGTATTGTATCCCTATGCTAAATCCTGATGGCGCTGAACAGTTTACACGTGTAAATTACAACAATATTGATCTTAATCGTGATGCACTACAACTCTCTCAGCCCGAAAGCCTTTGTTTGCGTAAAGCCTACGACCTTGTACAGCCTCATTACTGTTTCAATATGCACGACCAGCGTACTATCTTTGGAATTGCTGAAAGTAAAAAGCCTGCTACTGTTGCATTCCTAGCCCCTGCCTATAATGAAGAACGTAGTATCAACCCAGTACGTAAGCAAGCGATGCAACTTATAGTACTGATGAATAACGAGTTACAACAATACATCCCTAATCAAGTAGCTAGGTTTGACGATAGCTTTAATCTAAACTGTACAGGGGACAGATATACGCAGCTTGGTACTCCTACTATTTTATTTGAAGCAGGACATTTTCCTGACGATTACAATCGTGAACAAACAAGAAAATATATCGCTATAGCACTTTTTTCTGGCTTACAACACATAGCCCAAGGTGATGTTACAGATGTAAATTACAAGTTGTATTTTAATATCCCTGAAAATAGTAAATCCTTTTATGATATACTATTGCGTGACGATACAACTACTGGCAATGATGTAGGAATTTTGTACAAAGAAGAGCTTATAAGCAATGAAATTCATTTTGAGCCTTATATAACCGAAATAGGAAATCTTTCAGAAAAATATGGTCATAAAGAAGAAATGTTATCAAAGTACATAACCCCTCCTTTTGATAAAAATAAAATAGAAATGCTATTAAATTTGCGTAAAATAGCCTTCATATAAAAAATATTATCATATTTTCTTCAAAAAAATGCTATTTTATTTGGAAAATACAAAATTTTTTAGTTATTTTGCCCGCTGAAAAATCAATAACATAAACTATATGGCAAGATACAAATTAGATGAAGTAGATCACCAAATATTAGATTTGTTGATAGATAATGCGCGTATCCCTTTTACTGATGTTTCTAAACAGTTGGATATATCTGCAGGTACAGTGCATGTGCGAGTGCGCAAAATGGAGGAAGTAGGTATCATTACAGGTTCAACTCTTACTGTTGATTATGACCGTTTGGGCTATACCTTTATTGCCTATGTAGGTATTTTTTTAGAGCGCAATAATCAAGCCCAACACGTATTAGAACGCTTGGAAGAAGTGCCATTTGTAACAGAGGCACATATCACATCTGGTCAGTATAATATTTTTGTAAAAATTAGGGCTCGTAACATTCAGCACGCTAAAGAAGTTATTTATATGATTGATGAGATTGAAGGCGTATCACGTTCTGAAACAATGATTTCAATGGAAGAGGTAATGAATGATAACCGCCGCTTGCTACACAAAGCCTTCAGAGAAATGTAACATAATTAGTTTTTTTACTAATATTACTCTTTGCCAAAGTTCAAAAACTTTGGCAAAGTCTTTTAATAGCTATACTGATATATTTTTAAACTTGTAAATTATATAACTGAATGCTTTATAAAAAGCTCTAACACAACTTTTTTCTTGTTTATTTCAAAATAATTTTTTAACTTTATTACTTTAAGTTTTGAATACTATGAATGAAAAGATTAACAAGCTTATTGAGTACTACATCTTCTTACGCAGAGAAGATCCTAACAATGAAAATGAGGTCTATAAATGGTATGCTATTGATCATTTTCAGCAACACTGGGATATAAATGCTACTGATTTCTATGAAATGTTTAAAGAATCTTTTAAGAAAAGAGGAAATTTAGTCTATCAAAATTCTTTTAGTTTTTTAGATGCTTTAGGTAAGCATTTCCCTGAACAGCTAAGAAATTTATTTATTATAGTCTACAGTTCTGATGATTTCTATATTAAATTAGATAAAGCTAAGAATTTTGCCGAAAATAGCATAGAAAAATTAAGGGAAAAGCTCAACAAAACAAATTTTAATCATCAGTTTGATGAGCGTACTCTCTCTTTTTTGTTAACAATGCAAAATCCAAAAGAAAATACTTTCTATAAAAGCACTTTATATAACCAACTTTGTGATTATTTAGATATCATTTCACAGAAAGAAAAAAAATACAAACACTATATAGAATTACTATTCCAAATAGTCCCTTTTCTTAATAATCCTCAATTAAATTCGCTAAAAGAATATTTTGTTCCACATGAAGGAGATTCTTCTTTGCTTTTAGCTCAAGATATAGTTTATCAAAATATGAATAAGGAAAATGAAAATACTAAACGTTATTGGCTATATAGCCGTGGAGAACAGGCTTCTAAATGGGAGGAGTTTTATAACGAAGACATTATGGCTATTGGCTGGGATGAATTGGGAGATTTAGAAATTTACACGGATAGAAAATCTATTCTTGAAGCCCTAATAGATAATTATGGAGGAGGAGAGGACCAACGCAATAATGTTTCTGCTCTTGATGATTTTTGCAATGGAGAAAATAAAATAAATATAGGAGATATTATCATTGCTAAAAAAGGGAAAAATACTTTACTGGGCTATGGCAAAGTAATCTCTGATTACTATTTTGATGAAGAAAGAGCTACATACAAGCATTGTCGTGAAGTTAAATGGCTAAAAAAAGGGGTGTGGGATGCTAATAATAACCTACCTACTAAAACACTTACTGATGTCACTACTTATAACTTTGATTTTGAGGGAATCAAATATGCTCAATACTTACTAAATATTATGAACGGAAATATAAATAAACAAGAGAATAACCATATAATAAACCTTTTAAAATATAAACCCCAAATTATCTTACAAGGTCCTCCAGGTACTGGTAAAACTCGTGAGGCTAAACGTATTGCCAAAATATTATTAGGTTTAGGTGAAAATGATATTTTAGAGGGCAATAAGCAATTCAAACTTATTCAGTTTCACCCCAGCTATTCTTACGAAGATTTTGTAAGGGGCATTGTTGCCAAGCCTAATGAAGAGGGTGATGGAATTATCTATACAGCTGAAAATAAAATATTAGGGGCTTTTGCTAAAGAAGCTTTCAATAATTGGAATAAAGCACAACAAAGTACACAGACACTAAAAGAAGAAGAGGTTTTTGACGCTTTCATTGAACATATCAAAGAAGAATTAGCTCAAAGTGAAGACTACAAATATCCATTAACGGAAGCCGTTTATCTTTTTGATGCTGATGATAAGCGTTTTAAATATAAAGGCGATAATTGGGAAGTACATAGTAATGGTTTGAATATGAATTATGCTGAAATTAAGCGTATTATCGAATCGGGTGTAAGAGATAGACAGGGGGTAACCAAATTGACAACTATAGGCGGTCAAGCCAGACAACACACCTCTTATTTTTTGAGAATTGTAGAAAAATACTATGAGTTTAGAGAAAACTATAAGCCTACAGTTGATAAAATACCTCTTAAAAACTACGTTCTTGTCATAGATGAAATCAACCGTGCGAACTTATCAGCTGTACTCGGCGAACTTATCTATGCCTTAGAATACCGTGGCGAAGCGGTGCAAAGTATGTACGTTATTGAGGGAGAAAACAACCTTATTTTGTCCCCTAATCTCTATATTATCGGTACGATGAACACCGCTGACTGCTCCGTAGGGCATATAGATTATGCCATCCGCCGCCGCTTTGCCTTTGTAAATATCTTACCTAAAGATTTAACAGATGAATTAGGCGACCAGTTTGAGAGTGAGTTATTTGCAAAAGTGATTAACTTGTTCAATACTAATTTATCTCCTGAATTCAAAAAAGAAGAGGTACAATTAGGGCATTCATATTTCATTACTAAAAATACTCCTATCGGTATCCGTTGGGAATACGAAATCAAGCCTATTTTGCTCGAATATGTGAAAGATGGTATCCTTGTAGGGGAAGGAATAGAAACTACTATAAATAACCTTATTAACAATGAAAATAACGCTTCTTGAACATAAGCCTTATAGCATCAAAAAGGAGGGGGAGGCGTTAAAAATCTTTGAGGCAATACCTCAGATTTGTCCGTATATATTGAAAAAAGATAGACAGGGTAATCCTGTCTATCCTTTTGAAATTAAGCGTACAAATGAGGCAGAAGTATGTTTGCAGGCAGGCTATTATATAGGGGCGTTATGGTTGGTAAAACATCACAAATTCATATATATAGAGCCTAAAATGAATAAAAAACAGATAGCTGAAGGCTCTCCTATTCAAGAGGAAGAATGGGCAGAAATCGACTATCTAAAAATGCTTTTCAGCATTGCGGGGCTTGATCCTAAAGATACGCAAGACCTCATCAAAATCTATTGGGACGAACCTCCAATTACTATCGAACAGCAAAAAGACACACTCACGCCTTTTCTAATGGTGCAATTCCTATTGTTACTGAAGCGTATTGTG encodes:
- a CDS encoding Lrp/AsnC ligand binding domain-containing protein, yielding MARYKLDEVDHQILDLLIDNARIPFTDVSKQLDISAGTVHVRVRKMEEVGIITGSTLTVDYDRLGYTFIAYVGIFLERNNQAQHVLERLEEVPFVTEAHITSGQYNIFVKIRARNIQHAKEVIYMIDEIEGVSRSETMISMEEVMNDNRRLLHKAFREM
- a CDS encoding M14 family zinc carboxypeptidase; its protein translation is MNTEKQLSGRYITYNMIAPLLENYQFTEIIPLGTSVKGTPINLYRIGKGSKKVLLWSQMHGNESTTTKALFDVLNRLKTASFVSELSLYCIPMLNPDGAEQFTRVNYNNIDLNRDALQLSQPESLCLRKAYDLVQPHYCFNMHDQRTIFGIAESKKPATVAFLAPAYNEERSINPVRKQAMQLIVLMNNELQQYIPNQVARFDDSFNLNCTGDRYTQLGTPTILFEAGHFPDDYNREQTRKYIAIALFSGLQHIAQGDVTDVNYKLYFNIPENSKSFYDILLRDDTTTGNDVGILYKEELISNEIHFEPYITEIGNLSEKYGHKEEMLSKYITPPFDKNKIEMLLNLRKIAFI
- a CDS encoding AAA family ATPase, with amino-acid sequence MNEKINKLIEYYIFLRREDPNNENEVYKWYAIDHFQQHWDINATDFYEMFKESFKKRGNLVYQNSFSFLDALGKHFPEQLRNLFIIVYSSDDFYIKLDKAKNFAENSIEKLREKLNKTNFNHQFDERTLSFLLTMQNPKENTFYKSTLYNQLCDYLDIISQKEKKYKHYIELLFQIVPFLNNPQLNSLKEYFVPHEGDSSLLLAQDIVYQNMNKENENTKRYWLYSRGEQASKWEEFYNEDIMAIGWDELGDLEIYTDRKSILEALIDNYGGGEDQRNNVSALDDFCNGENKINIGDIIIAKKGKNTLLGYGKVISDYYFDEERATYKHCREVKWLKKGVWDANNNLPTKTLTDVTTYNFDFEGIKYAQYLLNIMNGNINKQENNHIINLLKYKPQIILQGPPGTGKTREAKRIAKILLGLGENDILEGNKQFKLIQFHPSYSYEDFVRGIVAKPNEEGDGIIYTAENKILGAFAKEAFNNWNKAQQSTQTLKEEEVFDAFIEHIKEELAQSEDYKYPLTEAVYLFDADDKRFKYKGDNWEVHSNGLNMNYAEIKRIIESGVRDRQGVTKLTTIGGQARQHTSYFLRIVEKYYEFRENYKPTVDKIPLKNYVLVIDEINRANLSAVLGELIYALEYRGEAVQSMYVIEGENNLILSPNLYIIGTMNTADCSVGHIDYAIRRRFAFVNILPKDLTDELGDQFESELFAKVINLFNTNLSPEFKKEEVQLGHSYFITKNTPIGIRWEYEIKPILLEYVKDGILVGEGIETTINNLINNENNAS